The Dioscorea cayenensis subsp. rotundata cultivar TDr96_F1 chromosome 7, TDr96_F1_v2_PseudoChromosome.rev07_lg8_w22 25.fasta, whole genome shotgun sequence genome includes a region encoding these proteins:
- the LOC120265959 gene encoding LOW QUALITY PROTEIN: probable mannose-1-phosphate guanylyltransferase 1 (The sequence of the model RefSeq protein was modified relative to this genomic sequence to represent the inferred CDS: deleted 2 bases in 1 codon), producing the protein MKALILVGGFGTRLRPLTLSVPKPLVDFANKPMILHQIEALRDVGVTEVVLAINYQPEVMLNFLKDFEAKLGIKITCSQETEPLGTAGPLALARDKLIDGSGEPFFVLNSDVISEYPFDELIKFHKSHGGEATIMVTKVDEPSKYGVVVMEEETGKVDRFVEKPKIFVGNKINAGIYLLNPSVLDRIELRPTSIEKEVFPQIAADKELFAMVLPGFWMDVGQPKDYITGLRLYLNSLRKRSPSKLASGAHIVGNVLVHETAVIGEGCLIGPDVAIGPGCVVESGVRLSRCTVMRGARVKKHSCISSSIIGWHSTVGQWARVENMTILGEDVHVCDEIYSNGGVVLPHKEIKSSILKPEIVM; encoded by the exons ATGAAGGCACTAATCCTTGTTGGAGGGTTTGGTACCCGCCTGAGGCCATTGACACTCAGTGTCCCAAAGCCGCTTGTTGATTTTGCAAACAAGCCCATGATCCTGCATCAG ATTGAAGCTTTGAGAGATGTGGGAGTGACTGAAGTTGTTTTGGCCATTAACTATCAACCAGAG gtAATGCTTAATTTCTTGAAGGACTTTGAGGCTAAATTAGGTATCAAAATCACATGTTCTCAAGAGACTGAGCCATTAGGTACAGCTGGTCCTTTGGCTCTTGCTAGAGACAAGCTGATTGATGGGTCGGGTGAGCCCTTTTTCGTTCTCAATAGTGATGTCATTAGTGAATACCCTTTTGATGAACTTATTAAGTTCCATAAATCCCATGGAGGCGAGGCCACAATTATGGTGACAAAG GTGGATGAGCCATCCAAATATGGTGTCGTGGTCATGGAAGAAGAAACTGGGAAGGTAGATAGATTTGTAGAGAAGCCaaagatt tttgttggtaacaAGATCAATGCTGGGATTTACCTACTGAATCCTTCTGTTCTTGACCGCATTGAACTGAGACCTACTTCAATTGAGAAGGAGGTCTTCCCTCAAATTGCTGCAGATAAAGAGTTATTTGCAATGGTCCTTCCAGGGTTTTGGATGGATGTTGGTCAACCAAAGGATTACATCACAGGCCTAAGGCTCTACCTGAATTCATTGAGGAAGAGGTCTCCCTCCAAACTAGCTAGTGGTGCTCATATTGTTGGAAATGTGTTGGTGCATGAGACTGCTGTGATTGGTGAGGGTTGTCTGATCGGACCTGATGTTGCTATCGGTCCTGGTTGCGTGGTTGAGTCTGGAGTAAGGCTTTCAAGATGCACAGTAATGAGAGGGGCCCGGGTCAAAAAACATTCCTGCATCTCCAGCAGCATTATTGGTTGGCATTCGACCGTAGGACAATGGGCGCGTGTCGAGAACATGACCATCCTTGGAGAGGATGTCCATGTATGCGATGAGATTTATAGCAATGGAGGTGTTGTTCTGCCTCACAAAGAGATCAAATCCAGCATTCTTAAACCCGAGATTGTCATGTGA
- the LOC120265591 gene encoding LOW QUALITY PROTEIN: probable methyltransferase PMT11 (The sequence of the model RefSeq protein was modified relative to this genomic sequence to represent the inferred CDS: inserted 2 bases in 1 codon; deleted 5 bases in 5 codons) encodes MDASPSDLSSSLPPPTPPERFGILDENGTMTEDFNVGEFDPDLVDKWDNGTDGSNSSQDIGKGEAGSEGKLPKFGFCLESMREYIPCLDNEEEIKKLKSTEKGERFERHCPGEGKGLNCLVPAPKDYKTQXPWPRSRDEVWYSNVPHQRLVEDKGGQNWISKDGDKFKFPGGGTQFIHGADQYLDQMSQMVPDIAFGNHTRVVLDVGCGVASFGAFLLSRNVLTLSMAPKDVHENQIQFALERGVPAFIAAFSTRRLLYPSQAFDLIHCSRCRINWTRDDGILLLEVNRMLRAGGYFAWAAQPVYKHEASQQEAWKEMEELTERICWELVKKEGYIAIWRKPLDNRCYINRDPGVQPPLCDPKDDPNSVWYVDLKACITRLPENGYGSNIKAWPARLHEPPDRLQDVQMDAYLSKKELFKAESNYWNDIIEGYVRVFHMDKMKLRNVMDMRAGFGGFAAALSDLKIDCWVMNVVPVSGPNTLPVIYDRGLIGVNHDWCEPFDSYPRTYDLLHASGLFSREHKRCNISGILLEMDRILRPGGRAYIRDSRFIVNEIKEITEAMGWRTEVRDTAEGPYASRKVIMCQKQLLRG; translated from the exons ATGGATGCGTCTCCGTCGGATCTCTCGTCCTCGCTCCCCCCGCCGACACCGCCGGAGAGGTTTGGGATCTTAGATGAGAATGGGACGATGACGGAGGACTTCAATGTCGGTGAGTTTGATCCAGATCTGGTTGACAAATGGGATAACGGCACTGATGGTAGTAACAGTTCGCAAGATATTGGGAAAGGAGAGGCGGGAAGTGAGGGTAAGCTGCCGAAGTTTGGATTTTGTCTTGAGAGTATGAGGGAATACATTCCTTGTTTGGATAATGAGGAGGAGATCAAGAAGCTCAAGTCTACTGAGAAAGGGGAAAGGTTTGAACGGCATTGTCCTGGAGAAGGGAAGGGCCTGAATTGCCTTGTTCCAGCTCCGAAGGATTATAAGACTCA TCCCTGGCCGAGAAGCAGAGATGAG GTTTGGTATAGCAATGTGCCACACCAACGCTTGGTGGAAGATAAAGGAGGCCAGAATTGGATTTCAAAGGATGGTGATAAATTCAAGTTTCCTGGTGGTGGAACTCAGTTTATACATGGAGCTGATCAATATCTGGATCAGATGTCCCAG ATGGTTCCAGATATTGCATTTGGTAATCATACGAGAGTTGTCTTAGATGTTGGATGTGGAGTAGCAAGTTTTGGTGCCTTTCTCCTATCAAGGAATGTGCTTACCTTGTCAATGGCTCCAAAAGATGTTCATGAAAACCAGATCCAGTTTGCTCTTGAGCGTGGCGTGCCTGCTTTTATAGCAGCTTTTTCGACACGGCGACTATTGTATCCAAGCCAGGCATTTGACCTAATCCATTGTTCAAGGTGTCGAATAAATTGGACCCGTGATG ATGGTATTTTGCTTCTTGAGGTTAACAGAATGCTCAGAGCTGGAGGGTATTTTGCTTGGGCAGCACAGCCTGTATATAAACATGAAGCAAGCCAACAAGAAGCGTGGAAAG agatggAGGAGCTTACT GAGCGAATTTGTTGGGAACTTGTG AAAAAAGAGGGATATATTGCAATATGGAGGAAGCCTTTGGATAACAGGTGCTACATCAATCGTGATCCTGGAGTGCAACCTCCACTATGTGATCCAAAGGATGATCCAAATAGTGTCTg gtatGTTGATCTA AAGGCATGCATCACCCGTCTACCTGAGAATGGGTATGGATCAAATATTAAAGCATGGCCTGCTCGTCTGCATGAGCCACCAGACAGGCTTCAGGATGTACAGATGGATGCATATTTATCGAAGAAAGAACTCTTCAAAGCAGAGTCAAATTACTGGAATGACATAATTGAAGGCTATGTGCGTGTTTTCCATATGGACAAAATGAAATTGCGGAATGTAATGGACATGAGGGCTGGATTTGGAGG GTTTGCAGCTGCCCTTAGCGACCTGAAAATTGATTGCTGGGTTATGAATGTTGTCCCTGTTAGTGGACCCAATACACTGCCTGTAATATATGATCGAGGACTAATAGGTGTTAACCATGACTG GTGTGAGCCT TTTGATTCATATCCAAGAACGTATGACTTACTGCATGCATCTGGTCTTTTCTCAAGAGAGCACAAAAG GTGTAACATCTCTGGGATACTGTTGGAGATGGATCGCATACTTCGGCCTGGTGGTCGTGCTTACATCCGTGACTCTAGATTTATCGTTAATGAGATC AAGGAAATAACAGAAGCCATGGGTTGGAGGACTGAAGTGCGTGACACTGCTGAAGGGCCCTATGCAAGCAGGAAAGTGATCATGTGCCAGAAGCAATTGCTGCGCGGTTGA
- the LOC120265360 gene encoding LOW QUALITY PROTEIN: protein HESO1-like (The sequence of the model RefSeq protein was modified relative to this genomic sequence to represent the inferred CDS: deleted 2 bases in 2 codons), which translates to KDILNLLKPLETDRAQRLNVIDELSSILRSQISLKDTLVRPFGSFVSNLYSKMGDLDISVDYPNSVTRQRQQDFLWAIMRALRRAGFAHNCNVIENARVPVLKFQSNYRNISCDISINNHIGQIKSKMLLWISDIDERFHDMVLLVKEWAKAQDINNPKEGTLNSYSLCLMVIYHFQTCTPPILPPLKEIYEGNVADAITGTTAFTERRIRDVCLANIARFKSQVYRQKNKSSLSQLLIEFFSKR; encoded by the exons AAAGACATTCTTAATTTGCTCAAACCCTTGGAAACTGATCGAGCTCAGAGATTGAATGTAATTGATGAACTTTCATCGATTCTCAGATCACAAATAAGTTTGAAAG ATACACTTGTCAGGCCATTTGGATCATTTGTCTCAAACCTCTACTCCAAAATG GGTGACTTGGACATTTCTGTTGATTATCCAAATTCTGTTACTAGGCAACGCCAACAGGATTTCCTATGggcgattatgagagcattAAGAAGGGCTG GTTTTGCACACAACTGCAACGTTATTGAAAACGCAAGAGTTCCAGTTCTTAAATTTCAGAGCAATTACCGGAATATCTCGTGTGACATTTCAATTAATAATCATATCGGccaaatcaagtccaaaatGCTCCTTTGGATCTCAGACATAGATGAACGCTTTCATGACATGGTTTTACTG GTCAAGGAATGGGCCAAAGCACAAGACATCAACAACCCAAAGGAAGGAACTTTGAATTCATACTCACTTTGTTTGATGGTTATTTACCATTTTCAG ACATGTACCCCTCCGATT TTACCACCTCTTAAGGAAATCTATGAAGGAAATGTTGCTGATGCTATCACTG GAACAACAGCTTTTACTGAGCGCCGCATACGAGATGTATGTTTAGCAAATATAGCTCGTTTCAAATCTCAGGTTTACAGGCAGAAAAATAAAAGCTCTTTGTCTCAGCTGCTCATTGAATTCTTTTCAAAAAGGTAA
- the LOC120264311 gene encoding uncharacterized protein LOC120264311, producing the protein MLMQFSNIGSISSTNAFCTYTGRMGTRYLIKTRALSIEDPFEQTENTARAVGWAELNIISRAFREAYRLFSSRNVGSDRTALLTYLVRPSIRSQLRGGLHIIDDDDNDDDDDDDYETMENRFRDTLTISHASNTSSSRSIGRMWTGSSSSRVFFND; encoded by the exons ATGTTAATGCAGTTCTCCAACATTGGCTCAATTTCCTCAACAAATGCTTTCTGCACCTACACAGGCCGGATGGGAACTAGATATCTGATAAAAACTCGTGCTTTGTCG ATTGAAGATCCTTTCGAGCAAACTGAGAATACCGCTAGAGCTGTTGGCTGGGCAGAGTTGAACATAATATCCAGAGCTTTCAGAGAGGCCTACAGGTTGTTTTCTTCAAGAAATGTTGGTTCAGACAGGACTGCTTTGCTTACTTATCTAGTCCGACCAAGTATCCGCTCTCAACTTCGGGGAGGATTACACATTAtcgatgatgatgacaatgatgatgatgatgatgatgattatgaaaCAATGGAAAATCGCTTTCGTGACACTTTAACTATCAGTCACGCTTCAAACACAAGCTCATCCAGAAGCATAGGGAGGATGTGGACtggcagcagcagcagcagggTCTTCTTTAATGATTAA
- the LOC120264516 gene encoding probable pectin methylesterase CGR2, producing the protein MSRRAVNPSRRLADGGSLPFVGVFPQKSRTSPLLSVGLVVLGGFLLIAYSFAGSGGLGSVRVASNSGEGLLCTSEVQQAIPFLKKAYVDSMQKVLHVGPDTCSVVSNLLKEDGIEAWGVEPYDLEDADATCKNLVRKGVVRVADIKFPLPYKSKSFSLVIVSDALDYLSPKYLNKTLPDLARVSADGLVIFAGFPGQRRAKLSELSKFGKPAKLRSSSWWIRYFVQTGLEENEAAMKKFEQAANKNSYKPSCQVFHLTSSQ; encoded by the exons ATGTCAAGGAGAGCAGTGAATCCCTCTCGGCGACTTGCCGACGGTGGAAGTCTTCCATTTGTTGGGGTATTCCCGCAAAAGTCACGAACTTCGCCATTATTATCGGTTGGACTCGTCGTTTTG GGCGGCTTTCTTCTGATTGCCTATTCCTTTGCTGGTTCAG GTGGACTTGGCAGTGTGAGAGTAGCTTCCAATAGTGGTGAAG GTCTTTTATGCACATCAGAAGTTCAACAAGCAATTCCCTTTCTGAAGAAAGCATATGTTGATAGCATGCAGAAAGTTTTACATGTTGGACCAGACACATGTTCGGTGGTTTCTAATTTGTTGAAAGAAGATGGCATTGAAGCCTGGGGTGTTGAACCATATGATTTAGAGGATGCTGATGCTACCTGCAAGAACCTTGTCCGCAAGGGAGTTGTACGTGTAGCTGATATCAAGTTTCCCTTACCCTATAAGTCCAAGTCATTTTCTCTGGTCATAGTTTCTGATGCTTTGGATTATTTGTCACCAAAGTACCTAAATAAGACCCTTCCAGATCTGGCAAGGGTATCGGCAGATGGTCTGGTTATCTTTGCAG GGTTTCCAGGTCAACGGAGAGCTAAACTTTCTGAGTTGTCAAAGTTTGGAAAGCCG GCGAAATTAAGGAGCTCGTCCTGGTGGATAAGATATTTTGTTCAGACTGGTTTGGAGGAGAATGAAGCTGCCATGAAAAAATTTGAGCAGGCTGCCAACAAGAATTCTTACAAACCAAGCTGCCAAGTATTTCACCTCACCTCATCACAATGA